The nucleotide window CTGTCTACTATTCTTCTTAGACTTGGTTATAAgttgaatttgaaaacaatctttagaaatttgttataaaataattcaattctTTGCTGAGATTTTTAGGTTTGTGttataaacaatttagtttggaaaagttttcataaaagtCCTCTTCTATACTGGCTGCTAGTTATGTCCCTTTAATccgaattatttatttaactttatacCTGTTTTATTCAGCATTTGCTATAATAACAAGTTGTTTAATTAACCAAGACTTGTTTAAGTTCTTAAAATGCTGtagattaaataaatttagcaGATAAACAGTGGTTAAAGCTTTTACAAAAGATTAAACACTACCTGTCCTGTTAAACAAACCCTTTCTTTCCTCTTCTGTCACCCAAATTAGAGAAACTTTCATACCTAGGCTGCTATATAGAATTATAAATCAAATTCCCTAGCAACTCCTAGAATACATCAGCATTTGCTATAATGACAAGTTGCTTAATTAACCAAGACTTGTCTAAGTTCTTAAAATGCTGTAgattaaatatatttagcaGATAAACAGTGGTTAAAGCTTTTACAAAAGATTAAACACTACCTGTCCTGTTAAACAAAACCCCTctaccaaggtgcatttaataaggtgccatcggcagcacagctgattatagaaatagctcgcacaaatgtcaaactacacatataaaaaatattcgcccgtacgtccgtatgtcaaactctatatataaaaaataagtgaattcgcctgtatttatttcaattcgccactgctgtcaccttgttaaatacgccttgcccTCTACTTTCATACTCTACAAAAAGAAACACACTAGTCAAACACTTTAGGTTGCTGCATAGAATTATGATTCAAAATATGTACTTTTTGTTCATTTTGATTGAAAATTCCCTAGCAACTCCTAGAATACATCAGCATTTGCTATAATGATAAGTTGCTTAATTAACCAAGACTTATCTAAGTTCTTAAAATGCTGTAgattaaatatatttagcaGATAAACAGTGGTTAAAGCTTTTACAAAAGATTAAACACTACCTGTCCTGTTAAACATCTAATCGAAATAGATTTCCTTTCTAATAAACCCCcaccccccaaaaaaaaacaaattttaatttaaatttattttaatctcCTTTACAGAACACCCATGAAACCGCCCAGGCCATCAAGCGTATGCCTTTGCGTCGTGCCCAACGTTTCTTGAAGGCTGTCGTTGAGAAGAAAGAATGTGTACCATTCCGTCGTTTCAACGGTGGTGTTGGCCGTTGCGCCCAAGCCAAGCAATGGAAGACCACCCAAGGTCGTTGGCCCAAAAAATCCGCCGAATTCCTTTTGCAATTGTTGCGCAATGCTGAAGCCAACGCTGACTGCAAGGGTCTCGATGTTGATCGTCTAGTTGTTGACCACATTCAAGTCAACCGTGCCCAATGCTTGCGTCGTCGTACCTACCGTGCTCACGGTCGCATCAACCCCTACATGTCCTCACCCTGTCACGTTGAGGTCATCCTTACCGAAAAGGAAGAAGTTGTTGCCAAGGCCTCCGAAGATGAGCCCGCCAAGAAGAAGTTGTCCAAGAAGAAGATGCAAAGACAAAAGGAGAAAATGATGCGCTCTGAATAAGTTTAAgggttttttctttaaatgtgtataaataataatatataattttgtttaggcGTACGTAACATGGACATGTACACATATGTTTACATgattgaaaaaagtgttcaaataaaaaaaagatcttAAATTTGAACgatgttttttaagaaaatttgaaaaaaaattagtgttttattatcaatttataaatttagaaataagcTTTAAACATAAATCTTGAAACAAACTTAAAACTTAAGTTCATACAGCCTTAGTTTTTccacaattttagttttttatacagTTTTAATATAAGTTGTAATAGTGCTCTTTATAGAGTCTAATATTAACTGCAGTTGTAGGTGCTTAAACAGTCTAACAACGatctttatgtagtccaatattagcttcaatcgaaggtcttgtCATAGTCTTacttaagcttcaatcgtaggtctttatatagtccaatattAGCTTAAATTGTAGGTCTATATATAATcctaaattagcttcaatcgtgggtatttatatagtccaatattagcttcaattgtaggttttTATATTGACCattattagcttcaatcgtaggtctttatattcaCCAATATTCGCTTCAAGCGTAGTTCTTTATATTGAccaatattagcttcaatcgtaggtctttatatagtccaatattagcttca belongs to Calliphora vicina chromosome 4, idCalVici1.1, whole genome shotgun sequence and includes:
- the RpL17 gene encoding large ribosomal subunit protein uL22, which gives rise to MGRYSREPETAAKSCKARGPNLRVHFKNTHETAQAIKRMPLRRAQRFLKAVVEKKECVPFRRFNGGVGRCAQAKQWKTTQGRWPKKSAEFLLQLLRNAEANADCKGLDVDRLVVDHIQVNRAQCLRRRTYRAHGRINPYMSSPCHVEVILTEKEEVVAKASEDEPAKKKLSKKKMQRQKEKMMRSE